GAGAAGAGATAGAGCTTGAGGGCCTTTAACTCCAGACAGAGCCGATCGGGGACGTAGCGGATGTGCAGGGTGGCGAAGTCGGGTTGTCCAGTGCGGGGACAAAGGCAGGTGAACTCCGGGCAACGGATGTCGATTTCGTAGTCGCGCTGCGGATAAGGGTTGTCGAAGGTCTCCAGCTTAGCCATCTTCGGTCTTTCTCGGGAGAGGGGGACAGGGGAAGCTCAACGCTTCGCGCCTTCCGTCGCTACGGCCTGGGGACGCCCGGTGTAGAGGAAGCGCTTGATCTTCTTGGTCGTGGTCTTTTCAAACTCTTCCTGGCGCAGCGTGAACTTCTTGATTTTCTTGTAGTTGGCCATGTCCATGCAAATGCGCTTAATCTCGGCCGAGATGACTTGCTGGACTTTGTCGTCGTCGTAGGAAGAAGCTCCGAACTCCTGGTCGAAGCCTTCGCTGTCGGGAACCACGATGGCCTGCACCTCGACCTGAGAGGGATCCTCCTCGGGTCCTCCCCACACCAGGGATTCCAGAATGTAGGGACTCTGGTTGAGGGCCGTCTCGAGTTCCTCGGGGTAGACGTTCTTGCCGTTAGGGGTGACGATGACCGACTTCTTGCGTCCGTTGATGTAGACGAACCCGTCCTCCAAATATCCCAGATCTCCGGTGTGCAGCCAGCCGTCGATGATGGTTTCTGCCGTGGCTTCCGGGTTGCGGTAGTAGCCCTTCATGACGATGTCGCCGCGGACACAGATCTCGCCCTTCTCGATCTTGACCTCGACGCCGGGAAGCGGAATGCCGGCGGCCGCGTCGCGGAAGCAGTTGACCCGGTTGACGGCCACGATAGGAGCGGCCTCGGTCATCCCGTAGCCCTGGATGAAGTCGATTCCCAACTCGCGGAAGCCCTTGGAAACCGCCGGATCGATGGCCGCGCCCCCCGAGATGAGCAGGCGCAGCTTTCCGCCGAAACGCTGATGCAGTTCCTTGAAGAGGCGCCGGCGAATGTTCCATCCCAGGAAACGCTCTGTGAAGGAGGCCACTTTCTTGGCGGTGCGGATCTTGCCTTCGCCCTTTTTGCGCAAGCCCTCTTCGATACGCCGGTAGATCATCTCGAAGAGCAGCGGGACGCCCAGCATGATAGTGGTCCTGGTCTCGGCCATATTCTCGGCGATGCGGCGCAGATTCTCGGCGTGGCAGACCGTCGATCCCTGATAAAGCACCATCAGGAAGCCGCCTGTGCACTCATAGGTATGGTGGAGGGGCAGAACCGAGAGCAGCACGTCTTCTTCGCCGGCGATGGAGACGTACTCGGACGTGGCTTTGATGTCGGCGGCGATATTGCCGTGAGTGAGCATGACGCCCTTGGGATTGCCGGTGGTGCCCGAGGTGAAGATGATGGCGGCCACGTCATCCGGGCTGACCTGGGCCTGAGCAAAGGCTTGGCTGCCCTCTTCAAGCGCCTGGTAGCCGATTTCCAGGGCCTCGGGAAAGGAGAGGTCGGCGACCCCCTTTTCCTCCTCCATGGAGACCACCTTCTCGAGGGTTTCGATGTCGCCTCGAACATCCTCCAGAGCGGCGGCGAACTCGCCTCCGCAGACCAAGAGGGCGGCCTCGGCGAACTTGAGGATGTGG
This region of Acidobacteriota bacterium genomic DNA includes:
- the queF gene encoding preQ(1) synthase, translated to MAKLETFDNPYPQRDYEIDIRCPEFTCLCPRTGQPDFATLHIRYVPDRLCLELKALKLYLFSYRDEGGFHEQVTNRILDDLVQACAPRRMLVEGDFNVRGGIKTVVRARHPQDVPPVQD
- a CDS encoding AMP-binding protein, with the protein product MKNPPLLPSYPLHDLRELVFKAAQRKPDKAALKSKTKGVWTSTTYAQLREQVEHMATFYFECGLKAGERIGILSENRTEWCIAYLAAVASGMTALPIDKDLKPREVRHILKFAEAALLVCGGEFAAALEDVRGDIETLEKVVSMEEEKGVADLSFPEALEIGYQALEEGSQAFAQAQVSPDDVAAIIFTSGTTGNPKGVMLTHGNIAADIKATSEYVSIAGEEDVLLSVLPLHHTYECTGGFLMVLYQGSTVCHAENLRRIAENMAETRTTIMLGVPLLFEMIYRRIEEGLRKKGEGKIRTAKKVASFTERFLGWNIRRRLFKELHQRFGGKLRLLISGGAAIDPAVSKGFRELGIDFIQGYGMTEAAPIVAVNRVNCFRDAAAGIPLPGVEVKIEKGEICVRGDIVMKGYYRNPEATAETIIDGWLHTGDLGYLEDGFVYINGRKKSVIVTPNGKNVYPEELETALNQSPYILESLVWGGPEEDPSQVEVQAIVVPDSEGFDQEFGASSYDDDKVQQVISAEIKRICMDMANYKKIKKFTLRQEEFEKTTTKKIKRFLYTGRPQAVATEGAKR